The sequence below is a genomic window from Lolium perenne isolate Kyuss_39 chromosome 4, Kyuss_2.0, whole genome shotgun sequence.
CTTGCCGATTGGAAAGGCCTTCCGTCCCGGGACGATGTCGTGGAAGGTGACGCTTGTGTGCTCGAGGCGCGAGTCGGGTAATCCGAGTCGCCGGAAGGTGTCGTAATACATGATATTGATGGAGCTTCCTCCATCCATCAGCGTCTTTGGTAGCCAGAAATCAGCAACCTTGGGCCTGACGATTAGCGCCACTCGCCCTGGGTACGCGATGCGTGGTGCGTGGTCGTCGCGGCTCCACGTGATGCtctgctcggaccagttgagccagCGAGGGACGTCCATGACGACGGCGTTCACAGCCACCGCCCGCGCGAGGACTTTCCTGTCGCGGCGAtcgccgaccccggtgaaggtgtgcagcgagccggcgctgcgaccgaacCCGTCCTCCTTGTGCTGGTCCTGGTCTTTGCTGCGATCCTTGTTCTGGTTGCCGCCGTTGCCTTCCTTGGCGCAGCGGGCCTTCTCTATCTgcttcaaggagaagcagttccaAGTCGTGCGGTTGGAGGGCTTGCCCTCTCTGCTGTGGTAGATGCACGGGGCATCCAGCAGGCTTCGCGAGTCGAACCGCTTGCCCTGGGGGCGGTCTTCCCTTGGTGCGCGGTTGTCTCGGCGGAAGGACTTCGGGTCGCGCTGCTCATAATCGGCATTGACGACGAACTCGGTGGGGCCGTCGTCGGCGCGGCGCTTCCCGTTGCTTGGCCGGGCGTTGAAGCGGTAGTCGCCACGGCGAGTGTCGGTGTGAGTGGGACGGCGATTGCACCGCTGcccgtactcgtcgtccgagtcgaccgtagggtcttcatcggcgtagcgctgggagatgtcgaagagctcggcgATGGAGATGTTGTCTCTGCTGACGCGGCGCAGCTTGGCGCCGAGTGGCTCGTACCGGCAACACCGCCGGAAGCAGTAGATCGACGTGTCtgtgctgatgccgctggaggtcgtccacatgtcctgccagcgtTGCACCCATCGGCGAGTCGACTCGCGTGGGCCTTGGATGCAGCGATCCAGGTCCTCTATAGCGGTGGCGCGGGTGTAcgcgctggcgaagtgctggaaGAAGGCGGCGCGAGCTTCTTCCCACGAGTCGATGCTGTTTGGGGTGAGGGTGTTGAACAAGTGGCGATTTACGCCatccatcatgaggggcaggtaACGTGCGGCAAGCAGCTCGGAGTAGCCATGGATGCCCATCGCCATTGTGTACGACTCAATCCAGACCGTAGGGTCGATGTGGgtgtcgtacttctcgatgttGCGGGGCCCCGTGAACCCTACGGGGTAGGGCTCGCCTCTGATCATAGGGCCGAAGCATGCTGGGCCGACTCGATTaaacgcgctctggcgcgggagTTCGTCGGCGTAGCGGTCGTTCATGCGGTTGCGCGCTCGCCACTCTTGGTCGTTGACGATATGGGTGCGCGCGTCGATTGGCTGCCCTTTGGCGGCGACCATTGCTCGCACAGGGCGTGGCTCGACTCGGTGGTTGGTCGAGTTGGCGGCGTGTGGCGCTGGTGGCGGGCAGTTGTTGACGTTGGCGACCGCACGATTCACTGCTGCTGACGCAGCGGCGCGGCTGGCTGACGAGCGTGAGTAGAGTCtcctgatgtctacgtgtgcttctattcttgtagacagtgttgggcctccaagagcagaggtttgtagaacagcagcaagtttgccttaagtgaatcacccaaggtttatcgaactcagggaggtagaggtcaaagatatccctctcaagcaaccctgcaatcaagatacaagaagtctcttgtgtccccaacacacctaatacacttgtcagatgtataggtgcactagttcggcgaagagatagtgaaatacaagtaatatggatgattgtaagtagtaattgcaatctgaaataaaaatggcagcaagcgaacatgcagcagaacttgttggaaacggtgtttcaatgcttagaaacaaggcctagggatcatactttcactagtggacactctcaacaatgatcacataatgattaaataacttctcctcacttgtgctactctcaaacactctcttgttggataacaaacaccattcattgtgtagggctacaagagcaccctcaagccggagtaaacaagctccacaacatcataaAGGAATCAAACACGttcgcacactgtcaccgtcacaccgtggagagtgaatccggagttcatattaaagtaacctctagagtgcataatagaccgttgcaatttagaccgagtactaacatagcatacacactgtcaacaatagctatgaaaggggaaatagatcacatcaatactatcatagtaatagttaacttcataatctacaagagattacaatcataacctacgccaagtaatacatgatgcacacactgtcaactttacatcatggaggacgaatagactactttaataacatcactagagtagcacatagattaatagtgatacaaagctcatgatcacataaagatcacaccatgggagagagagatgaaccacatagctaccgctagagccctcagcctcgggggagaactactccctcctcatcatgggagacagcaacggcgatgaagatggcggtggtgtcgatggatacgactccgggggcaattccccgtccaggcggcgtgccggaacagagacttatgtcccccgaaactatgtttcgcgatggcggcggcgctcctggagtctttctggaatatgatctgttgttgtagggtttttcgtcgcgagggaatatataggcgaaagggcggtgcgagggggtgcccgaggggcccaccccatagctgggcgcgccccctctcttggccgcgccgccaggtggtgtgggccccccttggcccctctccgtctctccttcggtgttctgggtccgtctcggtaaaataggaggtttggcttttgtttcgtcgaattccgagaatattgcccgaacagcttttctcgaaccaaaaacagcagaaaacaggaactggcgcttcggcatcttgttaataggttagttccagaaaatgcataaaaatgatataaagtgtgaacaaaacatgtaggtattgtcataaaactagcatggaacatcagaaattatagatacgttggagacgtatcaagcatccccaagcttagttcctactcgccctcgagtaggtaaacgataaaaagaataatttctgaagtgacatgctaccaacataatattgatcaacacgtactattgtaaagcatatgagatgaatgaagtgattcaaagcaatggtatatagtttgctaacaaaatgataatgactaaacaactgaatcatatagcaaaaacttttcatgaatagtactttcaagacaagcatcaaaaagtcttgcataagagttaactcataaagcaatagattcttaatagaaggttttgaaacaacacaaaggatgattaagtttcagcagttgctttcaacttgtaacatgtatatctcatggatagttgtcaacataaagtaatataacaagtgcaataagtaaacatgtaagaatcagtgcacacagttgacacaagtgtttgcttctaagatagaaagaagtaggtaaactgactcaacataaagtaaaataaaggcccttcgcagagggaagcatggattactcatgtgctagagatttttattttgaaaacatgaaaacaattttgtc
It includes:
- the LOC139830270 gene encoding uncharacterized protein produces the protein MVAAKGQPIDARTHIVNDQEWRARNRMNDRYADELPRQSAFNRVGPACFGPMIRGEPYPVGFTGPRNIEKYDTHIDPTVWIESYTMAMGIHGYSELLAARYLPLMMDGVNRHLFNTLTPNSIDSWEEARAAFFQHFASAYTRATAIEDLDRCIQGPRESTRRWVQRWQDMWTTSSGISTDTSIYCFRRCCRYEPLGAKLRRVSRDNISIAELFDISHNGKRRADDGPTEFVVNADYEQRDPKSFRRDNRAPREDRPQGKRFDSRSLLDAPCIYHSREGKPSNRTTWNCFSLKQIEKARCAKEGNGGNQNKDRSKDQDQHKEDGFGRSAGSLHTFTGVGDRRDRKVLARAVAVNAVVMDVPRWLNWSEQSITWSRDDHAPRIAYPGRVALIVRPKVADFWLPKTLMDGGSSINIMYYDTFRRLGLPDSRLEHTSVTFHDIVPGRKAFPIGKVTLPVTFGTPVNYRTEQISFEVVNFRSPYHCVLGRQTFTRFMATPHYAYNMMKVPGLRGVITVHGDPDLAVECEDNGA